In a single window of the Rhodamnia argentea isolate NSW1041297 chromosome 2, ASM2092103v1, whole genome shotgun sequence genome:
- the LOC115751579 gene encoding patatin-like protein 2 isoform X2: protein MERTKASLLKVQPPTYGNIITVLSIDGGGVRGIIPATILAFLESELQELDGEDARLADYFDVIAGTSTGGLVTAMLTAPNEEDRPLFAAKDIQSFYLEHSPKIFPQKRGTWGRARKLVKSLRGPKYDAEYLRGLIRQKLGETRFHDTLAHVVIPTFDIERLQPTIFSSYEVSKSPSPDARLSDICIGTSATPTYLPAHYFSTRDIQGHTREFHLIDGGVAANNPALVAISQVTKQIFDANPDFFPIGATDCGRFLVISIGTGSPKIEQKYNAKMAAKWGTLGWLLHGGSVPLVDVFTMASADMVDFHISAVFQALHSEENYLRIQEDTLTGKDSSVDIATKENLEKLVHIGGRLLKKPVSRVNLETGLSEPITKGTINADALKRFARKLSEERRLRESRSPNADKSSQH, encoded by the exons ATGGAGAGAACAAAGGCATCGCTCTTGAAAGTCCAGCCTCCCACGTACGGGAACATCATCACGGTCCTCAGCATAGACGGAGGCGGAGTTAGAGGGATCATCCCTGCCACCATTCTTGCTTTCCTGGAGTCCGAACTCCAG GAGCTAGATGGGGAGGATGCTAGACTGGCGGATTACTTCGACGTGATTGCTGGAACGAGCACGGGGGGTCTAGTGACGGCCATGTTGACCGCGCCTAATGAGGAGGATCGCCCTCTCTTTGCGGCCAAGGATATCCAGTCCTTTTATCTCGAGCACAGTCCCAAGATTTTCCCACAGAAAAG GGGAACGTGGGGGAGAGCAAGGAAGTTGGTAAAGTCATTGAGAGGTCCCAAGTACGATGCGGAATACCTTCGTGGGCTAATAAGGCAGAAACTTGGAGAGACTCGTTTCCATGACACATTGGCTCATGTCGTCATTCCCACCTTTGACATCGAGCGTCTTCAGCCTACCATTTTCTCCTCCTAcgaggtctc AAAATCTCCATCTCCGGACGCTCGGCTCTCGGACATCTGCATTGGTACATCGGCCACCCCAACTTATCTACCCGCTCACTATTTCAGCACTCGGGACATTCAAGGACATACCCGTGAATTCCACCTCATAGACGGTGGAGTTGCCGCAAACAATCCG GCATTGGTGGCTATATCCCAGGTGACCAAGCAGATATTCGATGCCAATCCCGATTTCTTCCCCATTGGTGCAACAGACTGTGGACGATTTCTAGTGATCTCGATCGGGACCGGGTCGCCGAAGATAGAGCAAAAGTACAACGCTAAGATGGCCGCGAAATGGGGAACCTTGGGGTGGCTTCTTCATGGTGGTTCAGTTCCGTTGGTGGATGTGTTCACTATGGCCAGTGCAGACATGGTGGACTTTCATATTTCTGCAGTTTTCCAAGCACTCCATTCTGAAGAAAACTACCTCAGAATCCAA GAGGATACATTAACCGGGAAGGATTCATCCGTTGACATTGCTACGAAGGAGAACTTGGAGAAGCTCGTGCATATCGGTGGAAGGTTATTGAAGAAGCCCGTCTCTAGGGTAAACCTCGAAACCGGTTTATCCGAACCGATTACCAAAGGGACCATCAATGCCGATGCTCTAAAGAG GTTTGCAAGAAAACTCTCTGAGGAAAGAAGACTTCGAGAGTCTCGATCTCCAAACGCCGACAAAAGCTCACAACATTGA
- the LOC115751579 gene encoding patatin-like protein 2 isoform X1, whose protein sequence is MERTKASLLKVQPPTYGNIITVLSIDGGGVRGIIPATILAFLESELQELDGEDARLADYFDVIAGTSTGGLVTAMLTAPNEEDRPLFAAKDIQSFYLEHSPKIFPQKRGTWGRARKLVKSLRGPKYDAEYLRGLIRQKLGETRFHDTLAHVVIPTFDIERLQPTIFSSYEKSVNLVHHVIKSPSPDARLSDICIGTSATPTYLPAHYFSTRDIQGHTREFHLIDGGVAANNPALVAISQVTKQIFDANPDFFPIGATDCGRFLVISIGTGSPKIEQKYNAKMAAKWGTLGWLLHGGSVPLVDVFTMASADMVDFHISAVFQALHSEENYLRIQEDTLTGKDSSVDIATKENLEKLVHIGGRLLKKPVSRVNLETGLSEPITKGTINADALKRFARKLSEERRLRESRSPNADKSSQH, encoded by the exons ATGGAGAGAACAAAGGCATCGCTCTTGAAAGTCCAGCCTCCCACGTACGGGAACATCATCACGGTCCTCAGCATAGACGGAGGCGGAGTTAGAGGGATCATCCCTGCCACCATTCTTGCTTTCCTGGAGTCCGAACTCCAG GAGCTAGATGGGGAGGATGCTAGACTGGCGGATTACTTCGACGTGATTGCTGGAACGAGCACGGGGGGTCTAGTGACGGCCATGTTGACCGCGCCTAATGAGGAGGATCGCCCTCTCTTTGCGGCCAAGGATATCCAGTCCTTTTATCTCGAGCACAGTCCCAAGATTTTCCCACAGAAAAG GGGAACGTGGGGGAGAGCAAGGAAGTTGGTAAAGTCATTGAGAGGTCCCAAGTACGATGCGGAATACCTTCGTGGGCTAATAAGGCAGAAACTTGGAGAGACTCGTTTCCATGACACATTGGCTCATGTCGTCATTCCCACCTTTGACATCGAGCGTCTTCAGCCTACCATTTTCTCCTCCTAcgag AAATCTGTCAATCTCGTCCATCATGTTATAAAATCTCCATCTCCGGACGCTCGGCTCTCGGACATCTGCATTGGTACATCGGCCACCCCAACTTATCTACCCGCTCACTATTTCAGCACTCGGGACATTCAAGGACATACCCGTGAATTCCACCTCATAGACGGTGGAGTTGCCGCAAACAATCCG GCATTGGTGGCTATATCCCAGGTGACCAAGCAGATATTCGATGCCAATCCCGATTTCTTCCCCATTGGTGCAACAGACTGTGGACGATTTCTAGTGATCTCGATCGGGACCGGGTCGCCGAAGATAGAGCAAAAGTACAACGCTAAGATGGCCGCGAAATGGGGAACCTTGGGGTGGCTTCTTCATGGTGGTTCAGTTCCGTTGGTGGATGTGTTCACTATGGCCAGTGCAGACATGGTGGACTTTCATATTTCTGCAGTTTTCCAAGCACTCCATTCTGAAGAAAACTACCTCAGAATCCAA GAGGATACATTAACCGGGAAGGATTCATCCGTTGACATTGCTACGAAGGAGAACTTGGAGAAGCTCGTGCATATCGGTGGAAGGTTATTGAAGAAGCCCGTCTCTAGGGTAAACCTCGAAACCGGTTTATCCGAACCGATTACCAAAGGGACCATCAATGCCGATGCTCTAAAGAG GTTTGCAAGAAAACTCTCTGAGGAAAGAAGACTTCGAGAGTCTCGATCTCCAAACGCCGACAAAAGCTCACAACATTGA